In Microbacterium foliorum, the following proteins share a genomic window:
- a CDS encoding PTS mannitol transporter subunit IICB yields MTTTSPAATKAGGLRTGVQRFGTFLSGMIMPNIAAFIAWGFITMLFIPAGFFGVDSPFGWHWYPVAELVGGGGDSAIIGWQGAMTAVAEGADGNFFGYVGLVGPMVTYLLPLLIANTAGRMVYGERGGVVATIATMGVIVGTNIPMFLGAMIMGPLAAWITKQMDKLWDGKIRPGFEMLVNNFSAGILGMLLAIFGFFAFGPVMLGISAVLGGAVDWLVALNLLPLVSIIVEPAKVLFLNNAINHGVFTPLGIEQATETGKSILFLIEANPGPGLGLLLAFTFFGVGVAKASAPGAAIIQFFGGIHEIYFPYALSKPTTILALIAGGAAGVTTNMVLGGGLAFPAAPGSIIAVTAAAIGPGVGNLLVVYLSVVIAAVVTFLITGVILRASRKRDLEAEGDSFGDAIAQTEANKGKSSAAMDALRASSGAGAAGGAAGAGAGVATDRRIENIVFACDAGMGSSAMGASVLRNKFKKAGVEGVTVTNQAIANLDGTADLVITQQQLTDRAQAQSPNSIHVSVDNFMNSPKYEEVVEMVREQRDSDA; encoded by the coding sequence ATGACGACGACGTCACCCGCAGCCACGAAGGCAGGCGGCCTCCGAACGGGCGTGCAGCGCTTCGGCACGTTCCTCTCGGGCATGATCATGCCCAACATCGCCGCGTTCATCGCGTGGGGATTCATCACGATGCTGTTCATCCCGGCCGGGTTCTTCGGCGTCGACAGTCCGTTCGGGTGGCACTGGTATCCGGTCGCCGAGCTCGTGGGCGGTGGCGGCGATTCCGCCATCATCGGCTGGCAGGGGGCCATGACCGCCGTGGCCGAGGGTGCCGACGGCAACTTCTTCGGCTATGTCGGCCTCGTCGGCCCGATGGTCACCTACCTGCTGCCCCTCCTGATCGCCAACACCGCCGGCCGCATGGTCTACGGCGAGCGCGGTGGAGTCGTGGCGACCATCGCGACGATGGGTGTCATCGTCGGCACGAACATCCCGATGTTCCTCGGCGCGATGATCATGGGACCGCTCGCGGCCTGGATCACCAAGCAGATGGACAAGCTGTGGGACGGCAAGATCCGCCCCGGTTTCGAGATGCTGGTGAACAACTTCTCCGCCGGCATCCTGGGCATGCTCCTCGCGATCTTCGGCTTCTTCGCCTTCGGTCCCGTGATGCTCGGCATCAGTGCGGTCCTCGGCGGCGCGGTCGACTGGCTGGTCGCGCTGAACCTGCTCCCGCTCGTGTCGATCATCGTCGAGCCGGCGAAGGTGCTGTTCCTCAACAACGCCATCAACCACGGTGTGTTCACCCCGCTCGGCATCGAGCAGGCCACCGAGACCGGCAAGTCGATCCTCTTCCTCATCGAGGCGAACCCCGGCCCCGGCCTCGGCCTGCTGCTCGCGTTCACCTTCTTCGGTGTCGGCGTTGCGAAGGCATCCGCCCCCGGAGCGGCGATCATCCAGTTCTTCGGTGGCATCCACGAGATCTACTTCCCGTACGCCCTCAGCAAGCCGACCACGATCCTCGCTCTGATCGCGGGTGGCGCAGCCGGTGTGACCACGAACATGGTGCTCGGCGGCGGCCTGGCCTTCCCGGCAGCTCCCGGCAGCATCATCGCCGTGACCGCCGCAGCGATCGGGCCGGGCGTCGGCAACCTGCTGGTCGTGTACCTGTCGGTCGTCATCGCCGCCGTCGTCACGTTCCTCATCACGGGAGTCATCCTGCGCGCCTCGCGCAAGCGCGACCTCGAGGCCGAGGGAGACAGCTTCGGCGACGCGATCGCACAGACCGAGGCGAACAAGGGCAAGTCCTCCGCCGCGATGGACGCCCTGCGTGCCTCCTCGGGCGCGGGTGCGGCCGGGGGTGCGGCCGGTGCAGGTGCAGGTGTCGCCACCGACCGCCGCATCGAGAACATCGTGTTCGCCTGCGATGCCGGCATGGGCTCGTCGGCCATGGGCGCGAGCGTGCTGCGCAACAAGTTCAAGAAGGCAGGGGTCGAGGGCGTCACCGTCACGAACCAGGCCATCGCGAACCTCGACGGCACCGCCGACCTGGTCATCACCCAGCAGCAGCTGACCGACCGGGCGCAGGCGCAGTCGCCGAACTCGATCCACGTGTCGGTCGACAACTTCATGAACTCTCCGAAGTATGAAGAGGTCGTCGAGATGGTGCGCGAGCAGCGCGACTCCGACGCGTGA
- a CDS encoding PTS sugar transporter subunit IIA — translation MSVLTLDQVRIHAGSSTQQEALQEATDILVSVGAVTPAYVDAMRQREETVSTYMGNGLAIPHGTNDTKDAILASGLSVVRYDGGVDWAGEPATFVIGIAGRGDEHLEILSQIAILFSDDDDVAKLNAAQTPDELFALLSAVND, via the coding sequence ATGAGCGTTCTCACCCTCGACCAGGTCCGCATCCACGCAGGCTCCAGCACTCAGCAGGAGGCTCTGCAGGAGGCGACCGACATCCTCGTGTCCGTCGGCGCCGTCACTCCCGCCTATGTCGACGCGATGCGTCAGCGCGAGGAGACCGTGTCGACCTACATGGGCAACGGTCTGGCGATTCCGCACGGCACGAACGACACCAAGGATGCGATCCTCGCATCGGGTCTCTCGGTCGTGCGCTACGACGGCGGTGTCGACTGGGCCGGTGAGCCCGCGACCTTCGTGATCGGCATCGCCGGACGCGGCGACGAGCACCTCGAGATCCTCTCGCAGATCGCGATCCTGTTCTCCGATGACGACGACGTCGCGAAGCTCAACGCCGCACAGACCCCCGACGAGCTGTTCGCCCTGCTCTCGGCGGTGAACGACTGA
- a CDS encoding mannitol-1-phosphate 5-dehydrogenase: MKAVHFGAGNIGRGFVGLLLHEGGYEVVFSDVADALVDAINAVDSYTVHEAGPGGTDHVVTGFRAVNSKTDPDAVADEVATADVVTTAVGPTVLRFVAPTIVAGLARRAAGAAPLQVMACENAIGATDTLRAEIEKAAGVDAEELLSRAVFANTAVDRIVPGQPADGGVDVTVEPYFEWAIESEAFGGALPKIPGAHFVENLAPYIERKLFTVNTGHAATAYFGARAGIERISDALADPDIAARVSATLEETSAVLVAEHGLDPAELAQYRSTILERFRNPALVDTVQRVGRQPLRKISRHERFIGPAAMAAERGLSTIALVGAVTAALEFEAPDDEQAVEMQEALRTEDALAFTSRTTGLDPEHPLFPAVLDAVISRQTALHAS; encoded by the coding sequence ATGAAGGCGGTCCACTTCGGCGCCGGCAACATCGGCCGAGGCTTCGTCGGACTGCTGCTGCACGAGGGCGGCTACGAGGTCGTGTTCTCCGACGTCGCCGACGCCCTGGTCGACGCGATCAACGCCGTCGACTCCTACACCGTGCACGAGGCGGGCCCCGGCGGCACCGATCACGTGGTCACGGGCTTCCGCGCGGTGAACAGCAAGACCGATCCGGATGCCGTCGCCGACGAGGTCGCGACCGCCGACGTGGTCACGACGGCCGTCGGGCCGACGGTGCTGCGCTTCGTTGCTCCGACGATCGTCGCGGGTCTCGCCCGCCGCGCCGCCGGCGCCGCCCCGCTGCAGGTGATGGCCTGCGAGAACGCGATCGGCGCGACCGATACGCTCCGTGCGGAGATCGAGAAGGCGGCAGGGGTGGATGCGGAGGAGCTGCTCTCCCGTGCGGTCTTCGCGAACACCGCGGTCGACCGTATCGTGCCCGGGCAGCCCGCAGACGGCGGAGTGGACGTCACCGTCGAGCCGTACTTCGAGTGGGCGATCGAGTCGGAGGCCTTCGGTGGCGCGTTGCCGAAGATCCCCGGAGCGCATTTCGTCGAGAACCTCGCGCCCTACATCGAGCGCAAGCTCTTCACGGTGAACACGGGGCACGCCGCGACGGCGTACTTCGGCGCTCGTGCCGGGATCGAGCGCATCTCGGATGCGCTGGCGGATCCCGACATCGCCGCTCGGGTGTCAGCCACCCTCGAGGAGACCTCCGCGGTCCTGGTCGCCGAACACGGCCTCGACCCTGCGGAGCTCGCGCAGTATCGCTCGACGATCCTCGAGCGGTTCCGCAACCCCGCACTCGTCGACACCGTGCAGCGCGTCGGGCGTCAGCCGCTGCGCAAGATCTCGCGGCACGAACGCTTCATCGGGCCCGCGGCGATGGCCGCCGAGCGAGGGCTGTCGACCATCGCCCTGGTCGGCGCCGTGACCGCCGCGCTCGAGTTCGAGGCGCCCGATGACGAGCAGGCGGTCGAGATGCAGGAGGCCCTGCGCACCGAAGACGCTCTCGCCTTCACATCGCGCACGACGGGGCTGGATCCCGAGCATCCGCTCTTCCCTGCGGTGCTCGACGCCGTGATCTCACGTCAGACGGCTCTGCACGCCTCCTGA
- a CDS encoding flavin-containing monooxygenase, which translates to MNRYAVIGAGPSGLAAARALTRRGISIDGYEASAGVGGLWDIDNPRSTMYESAHLISSRTTTEFTEFPLRSTVDYPGHRVLRQYFRDYADHFGLTGRFRFETRVTRLEPRDGGWDLTSDGPEGEQTRWYAGVVLANGTLAEPNIPAFAGAFIGELMHTSAYRSPSQLAGKRVLLIGAGNSGCDIAVDAVHHAASVDMSVRRGYYFVPRYLVGRPSDTLNQGRPLPARIKQAVDSRVLRAFTGDPVRFGFPKPDYRIYESHPIVNTMILNHLGQGDLRIRPDVDRFDGSTVRFRDGTADDYDLVLLATGYTLDYPFVDRTHLHWRGAAPRLFLNIFPASFNGLYVMGMIEASGIGWQGRYEQADLLATYLDAVEHAPATAARFRDRVTSQPWPDLTGGYRYLGIDRMAYYVNKDAYRGAVRREKHALDDPTGRRP; encoded by the coding sequence ATGAACAGATACGCCGTCATCGGCGCGGGGCCGTCAGGACTCGCTGCCGCCCGCGCGCTCACGCGGCGCGGAATCAGCATCGACGGGTACGAGGCATCCGCAGGGGTCGGCGGTCTCTGGGACATCGACAATCCGCGCAGCACGATGTACGAGTCGGCGCATCTGATCTCGTCACGCACCACCACCGAGTTCACCGAGTTCCCTCTGCGATCAACGGTCGATTACCCTGGCCACCGCGTGCTACGGCAGTACTTCCGCGACTACGCCGACCATTTCGGGCTCACCGGCCGCTTCCGGTTCGAGACGAGGGTCACCCGCCTCGAGCCCCGCGACGGCGGCTGGGACCTCACCAGCGACGGACCCGAGGGCGAGCAGACCCGGTGGTACGCCGGCGTCGTGCTCGCGAACGGCACTCTGGCCGAGCCGAACATCCCCGCTTTCGCGGGCGCCTTCATCGGTGAGCTGATGCACACCAGCGCCTACAGGTCGCCCTCCCAGCTCGCCGGCAAGCGCGTACTCCTGATCGGCGCGGGCAACTCGGGCTGCGACATCGCAGTCGATGCGGTGCATCACGCCGCGTCGGTCGACATGAGCGTGCGTCGCGGCTACTACTTCGTGCCGCGCTATCTCGTCGGCCGACCGAGCGACACGCTCAACCAGGGTCGTCCGCTGCCCGCGCGCATCAAGCAGGCCGTCGACAGTCGCGTGCTGCGGGCGTTCACCGGCGACCCGGTGCGGTTCGGGTTCCCGAAGCCCGACTACCGCATCTACGAATCCCATCCGATCGTGAACACGATGATCCTCAACCACCTCGGCCAGGGTGACCTGCGCATCCGCCCGGACGTCGACCGGTTCGACGGGTCGACCGTGCGATTCCGCGACGGTACAGCCGACGACTACGACCTGGTCCTGCTCGCGACCGGCTACACGCTCGATTATCCGTTCGTCGACCGCACGCACCTGCACTGGCGCGGCGCGGCTCCTCGGCTGTTCCTGAACATCTTCCCCGCCTCGTTCAACGGCCTCTACGTCATGGGCATGATCGAGGCGTCCGGGATCGGATGGCAGGGACGATACGAGCAGGCCGACCTGCTGGCGACCTACCTCGACGCCGTCGAGCACGCTCCGGCCACCGCGGCGCGGTTCCGCGACCGGGTGACATCGCAACCGTGGCCCGATCTCACCGGCGGTTATCGCTACCTCGGCATCGACCGCATGGCCTACTACGTCAACAAGGACGCCTACCGAGGCGCCGTCCGCCGAGAGAAGCACGCGCTGGACGACCCGACGGGGCGGCGTCCGTGA
- a CDS encoding alpha/beta hydrolase has product MQKKRERRVLKVIVWGLVAVLVLGIGGIVAWSQIGVMPAEKAPLASVRENPAIHVEDADQGIVLTPADGESETGLVFVPGAKVDPWAYAAILQSLAEEGVTVVITRPWLNLAFFDLRGLDSFTSAAPDIDEWAIGGHSLGGVRACQLAADAEALVLFGSYCSNDVSDTDLAVLSISGSEDGLSTPEKIDAARDLLPAGAEMIEIEGASHASFGDYGPQAGDGTPTITDDEMHSEVAEILIPFMAAFPQG; this is encoded by the coding sequence GTGCAGAAGAAGCGTGAACGCCGTGTCCTGAAAGTGATCGTCTGGGGACTCGTCGCCGTCCTCGTGCTCGGAATCGGCGGCATCGTCGCCTGGAGCCAGATCGGGGTGATGCCCGCCGAGAAGGCACCGCTGGCGAGCGTCCGCGAGAACCCCGCGATCCACGTCGAGGACGCCGATCAGGGCATCGTCCTCACACCCGCAGACGGCGAGTCCGAGACGGGTCTCGTGTTCGTCCCCGGGGCGAAGGTCGACCCGTGGGCGTACGCAGCCATCCTGCAGAGCCTCGCCGAGGAGGGCGTGACGGTCGTGATCACCCGCCCGTGGCTGAACCTCGCGTTCTTCGACCTGCGCGGCCTGGATTCCTTCACCTCTGCGGCCCCTGACATCGACGAGTGGGCGATCGGCGGTCACTCGCTGGGCGGCGTGCGCGCCTGTCAGCTCGCCGCAGACGCCGAGGCGCTCGTGCTGTTCGGGTCGTATTGCTCGAACGATGTCTCCGACACCGATCTCGCCGTCCTGAGCATCTCGGGCAGCGAGGACGGACTCTCGACGCCCGAGAAGATCGATGCGGCCCGCGATCTGCTTCCTGCCGGCGCCGAGATGATCGAGATCGAGGGTGCATCCCACGCATCCTTCGGCGACTACGGCCCCCAGGCGGGCGATGGGACGCCGACCATCACGGACGACGAGATGCACTCCGAGGTCGCCGAGATCCTGATTCCCTTCATGGCCGCATTCCCCCAGGGCTGA
- a CDS encoding carbohydrate kinase family protein, translating into MTASVFIAGPASWNSIVVLDRLPEPVPHMQFAEDSWETVGGTSAGKALSLTALGRSTLLYALSAADEPGERVRGALGRAGVNALWGQGDVTERHLNLMTRRGGRVSLYLASPSATDGVDDAALVAAMREADAIVLDLAAEPLRLLPAARATGRPIWVDVHDYDGEADFHRPFLDAADAVFCNADRLSDPVAFLRSRISAGASLAVCTLGAEGAVAIDADGVEHRVAAAPVDVVDTNGAGDAFLAGVLDARLSGADVPSALSAGARTASGVLGTRHLHPLLDPLIV; encoded by the coding sequence ATGACCGCATCCGTCTTCATCGCTGGGCCGGCTTCCTGGAACTCCATCGTCGTGCTCGATCGTCTGCCGGAGCCCGTGCCCCACATGCAGTTCGCCGAGGACTCCTGGGAGACGGTCGGCGGCACGAGTGCAGGCAAGGCGCTCAGCCTCACAGCGCTCGGGCGCTCCACCCTGCTGTATGCGCTGAGCGCGGCGGACGAGCCGGGGGAGCGCGTGCGCGGCGCCCTCGGCCGGGCAGGAGTGAACGCTCTCTGGGGCCAGGGTGACGTCACTGAGCGCCACCTGAACCTCATGACCCGTCGGGGCGGGCGCGTGTCGCTCTACCTCGCCTCACCCTCGGCGACGGATGGTGTCGATGACGCCGCCCTGGTCGCTGCGATGCGAGAGGCCGATGCGATCGTGCTCGACCTCGCGGCGGAGCCCCTCCGGCTTCTTCCGGCGGCCAGAGCGACGGGGCGCCCGATCTGGGTCGACGTGCACGACTACGACGGTGAGGCAGACTTCCACCGGCCGTTCCTCGACGCGGCCGACGCCGTGTTCTGCAACGCCGACCGTCTCTCCGATCCCGTGGCCTTCCTGCGGTCGCGCATCTCGGCAGGAGCCTCGCTCGCTGTGTGCACGCTCGGTGCGGAGGGCGCTGTGGCGATCGATGCGGACGGGGTGGAGCACCGCGTGGCGGCGGCGCCCGTCGACGTCGTCGACACGAACGGGGCCGGCGATGCCTTCCTCGCGGGTGTGCTCGATGCCCGGCTCTCCGGCGCGGACGTGCCGTCGGCACTCAGCGCGGGTGCGCGGACGGCATCCGGGGTGCTCGGCACGCGGCACCTGCATCCGCTGCTCGATCCCCTCATCGTCTGA
- a CDS encoding polysaccharide deacetylase family protein: MASGGKRRRIGVALIISAVIVVGAGAAAAYAWSTRAPEESVPRAGAAVIERPLTPAQQLLADADDPLACAVSFFGDGAPAEPMLQRQDALYAALPIPAQDGRVFAGWYTTEADAAAYTVAARVNGADPVACVDQQTELFAGWTTPEANAAADVQVPILMYHQFTTNPDGESGWLRGNYAYIGDFDAQMAHIATTGFYLPTWDELSAFIDGRLSLPARSVIITDDDADQTWFDLAVPVIERNRLLSTSFMITAYRQDPPPSIYVLRRSHTHDMHQAGENGKGRMTNWTADEIAADLNASGDVLGVREVIAYPFGHFNDTAKQGVAQAGFEMARTIEPGYVVIGTDKLALPVVRIDYGMGLDSLIKRIG, from the coding sequence ATGGCTTCCGGGGGGAAGCGACGCCGCATCGGCGTCGCACTGATCATCAGCGCCGTCATCGTGGTCGGGGCAGGCGCAGCGGCGGCGTACGCCTGGTCGACGCGTGCGCCGGAGGAGAGCGTTCCGCGCGCCGGCGCCGCCGTCATCGAGCGTCCGCTGACACCCGCTCAGCAGCTCCTCGCCGATGCCGACGACCCGCTGGCGTGTGCGGTGAGCTTCTTCGGCGACGGAGCTCCGGCCGAGCCCATGCTGCAGCGGCAGGACGCGCTCTACGCCGCTCTTCCGATACCGGCGCAGGACGGGCGCGTGTTCGCGGGGTGGTACACGACCGAGGCGGATGCCGCCGCATACACGGTCGCCGCACGCGTGAACGGTGCCGACCCCGTCGCCTGCGTCGATCAGCAGACCGAGCTGTTCGCCGGGTGGACGACCCCGGAGGCGAACGCCGCTGCCGACGTGCAGGTGCCGATCCTGATGTACCACCAGTTCACGACGAACCCGGACGGCGAGTCCGGGTGGCTGCGCGGCAACTACGCGTACATCGGCGACTTCGACGCGCAGATGGCCCACATCGCCACGACGGGCTTCTATCTCCCGACCTGGGACGAGCTCAGCGCGTTCATCGACGGCCGCCTCTCGCTGCCCGCCCGCTCGGTGATCATCACCGACGACGACGCCGACCAGACATGGTTCGACCTCGCGGTTCCGGTGATCGAGCGGAACAGGCTCCTGTCGACGTCGTTCATGATCACGGCCTACCGGCAGGATCCACCGCCGTCGATCTATGTGCTGCGCCGTTCGCACACCCATGACATGCACCAGGCCGGAGAGAACGGCAAGGGACGGATGACGAACTGGACGGCCGACGAGATCGCGGCCGACCTGAACGCGTCAGGGGACGTGCTCGGGGTGCGCGAGGTGATCGCGTACCCGTTCGGACACTTCAACGACACCGCGAAGCAGGGCGTCGCGCAGGCCGGCTTCGAGATGGCACGGACCATCGAACCCGGATACGTCGTGATCGGGACCGACAAGCTCGCGCTACCGGTCGTGCGCATCGACTACGGAATGGGCCTCGACTCGCTGATCAAGCGGATCGGCTGA
- a CDS encoding adenosine deaminase, with protein sequence MSIDANGDVTIQGASLRGLPKVSLHDHLDGAVRPSTIIELADAIGVDVPESNPAALGKWIAKKSDSGSLVEYLKTFDLTTAVMQTTEGLTRVAREFVQDLARDGVIYGEVRWAPEQHLTRGLSLEQAVEAVQQGIEEGEDAADSDGHSIRVGQLITAMRHTDRSLEIAELAVGFRGRGAVGFDIAGPEDGFPASNHRAAFDYLAENFFPVTVHAGEAAGPASIRSALIDGRALRLGHGVRIAEDLHVITQEGDEVQVQFGDLARWVRDREIPLELSPSSNLQTGAIAAWGDTLADHPFDLLYQLGFAVTVNVDNRTMSATSLTRELSLLVETFEYDLDDLETFQFNAAAGAFLPVEEREELVEMIADGFDI encoded by the coding sequence ATGTCGATCGACGCGAACGGCGATGTCACCATCCAGGGGGCGTCTCTGCGAGGCCTGCCCAAGGTGTCGTTGCACGACCACCTCGACGGCGCAGTGCGCCCGTCGACCATCATCGAGCTGGCGGATGCGATCGGCGTCGATGTGCCGGAGTCGAACCCGGCCGCTCTCGGCAAGTGGATCGCGAAGAAGAGCGACTCGGGTTCTCTGGTCGAGTATCTCAAGACGTTCGATCTGACGACCGCCGTCATGCAGACGACGGAGGGACTGACCCGCGTCGCACGCGAGTTCGTGCAGGACCTCGCACGTGACGGAGTGATCTACGGCGAGGTCCGCTGGGCGCCCGAACAGCACCTCACCCGCGGTCTCTCGCTCGAGCAGGCCGTCGAGGCCGTGCAGCAGGGCATCGAGGAGGGCGAGGACGCCGCTGACAGCGACGGCCACAGCATCCGCGTCGGACAGCTGATCACCGCGATGCGTCACACCGACCGCTCTCTCGAGATCGCAGAGCTCGCGGTCGGGTTCCGCGGACGCGGAGCCGTCGGCTTCGACATCGCCGGCCCCGAGGACGGCTTCCCCGCCTCAAACCATCGGGCTGCCTTCGACTACCTCGCCGAGAACTTCTTCCCCGTCACGGTGCACGCGGGAGAGGCGGCCGGCCCGGCCTCGATCCGGTCGGCGCTCATCGACGGACGAGCCCTGCGACTCGGCCACGGCGTACGCATCGCCGAGGACCTCCACGTGATCACTCAGGAGGGCGACGAGGTGCAGGTGCAGTTCGGTGACCTCGCCCGCTGGGTGCGCGACCGCGAGATCCCGCTCGAGCTCTCGCCGTCGTCGAACCTGCAGACCGGCGCGATCGCGGCGTGGGGCGACACCCTCGCGGATCACCCGTTCGATCTGCTCTACCAGCTCGGCTTCGCCGTCACGGTGAACGTCGACAACCGCACGATGAGCGCGACCTCGCTCACCCGTGAGCTGTCGCTCCTCGTCGAGACGTTCGAGTACGACCTCGACGACCTCGAGACCTTCCAGTTCAACGCCGCGGCCGGAGCCTTCCTGCCGGTCGAGGAGCGCGAGGAGCTCGTGGAGATGATCGCAGACGGATTCGACATCTAG
- a CDS encoding thymidine phosphorylase, whose protein sequence is MSVEPFDAVDVIRAKRDGGAVPEKALRWMVDAYTRGYVSDAQMASFAMAVFQRGMERDEIRVLTDAMIASGERMSFATLGKKTVDKHSTGGVGDKITLPLAPLVAVFGVAVPQLSGRGLGHTGGTLDKLESIPGWRAALSNEEMFAQMQGDVGAVICAAGSGLAPADKKLYALRDVTGTVEAIPLIASSIMSKKIAEGTDALVLDVKFGSGAFMQDIDRARELARTMVALGTDSGVATTALLTDMNVPLGRAIGNANEVRESVEVLAGGGPADVRELTIALAREMLALAGQPDADVEAALDDGRAMDGWKAMIRAQDGDPDASLPTARETHVVTAPADGVVSQLDALPFGIAAWRLGAGRARAEDPVIFEAGIDLHAKPGDRVVAGQPLFTLSAADEARFPRALEALEGAWAIGDDAPATGPIVRERITA, encoded by the coding sequence ATGAGCGTTGAGCCCTTCGACGCCGTCGATGTGATCCGGGCCAAGCGCGACGGAGGTGCCGTGCCCGAGAAGGCGCTGCGCTGGATGGTCGACGCCTATACTCGCGGCTACGTGTCGGATGCGCAGATGGCGTCGTTCGCGATGGCCGTCTTCCAGCGCGGCATGGAGCGCGATGAGATCCGCGTGCTCACCGACGCGATGATCGCCTCGGGGGAGCGGATGAGCTTCGCGACCCTCGGCAAGAAGACCGTCGACAAGCACTCGACCGGAGGGGTGGGCGACAAGATCACTCTGCCGCTCGCACCGCTGGTCGCCGTGTTCGGCGTCGCGGTGCCGCAGCTCTCCGGCCGTGGACTCGGCCACACGGGCGGCACGCTCGACAAGCTCGAGTCGATCCCCGGATGGCGTGCCGCGCTCAGCAACGAAGAGATGTTCGCGCAGATGCAGGGCGATGTGGGCGCGGTGATCTGCGCCGCAGGTTCCGGTCTCGCTCCCGCCGACAAGAAGCTCTACGCGCTGCGTGACGTCACCGGCACGGTCGAGGCGATCCCGCTGATCGCATCGAGCATCATGTCGAAGAAGATCGCCGAAGGCACGGACGCCCTGGTGCTCGACGTGAAGTTCGGCTCGGGCGCGTTCATGCAGGACATCGATCGGGCACGCGAGCTCGCGCGCACGATGGTCGCGCTCGGCACCGACTCGGGCGTCGCCACGACCGCACTGCTCACGGACATGAACGTGCCCCTGGGGCGCGCGATCGGAAACGCCAACGAGGTTCGCGAATCGGTCGAGGTGCTGGCCGGCGGAGGCCCCGCCGATGTCCGCGAGCTGACGATCGCCCTGGCGCGCGAGATGCTCGCGCTCGCAGGACAGCCGGATGCCGATGTCGAGGCCGCTCTCGACGACGGACGCGCGATGGACGGCTGGAAGGCCATGATCCGTGCGCAGGACGGCGACCCGGACGCATCGCTGCCGACGGCACGCGAGACGCACGTGGTCACCGCCCCCGCCGACGGCGTGGTGTCTCAGCTCGATGCGCTGCCGTTCGGCATCGCGGCGTGGCGTCTCGGCGCAGGACGCGCGCGGGCCGAGGACCCGGTGATCTTCGAAGCCGGCATCGATCTGCACGCCAAGCCGGGCGACCGCGTCGTGGCGGGCCAGCCGCTGTTCACCCTCTCCGCCGCCGATGAGGCCAGGTTCCCGCGTGCCCTCGAGGCTCTCGAGGGCGCCTGGGCGATCGGTGACGATGCTCCGGCCACGGGGCCGATCGTGCGCGAGCGCATCACGGCCTGA
- a CDS encoding cytidine deaminase, producing MTDIDWDELRQVATDAMTKAYAPYSRYRVGAAALVGDGRIVAGCNVENASYGVTLCAECALVGDLHMSGGGQLVAFVCVNNDGQTIMPCGRCRQLLYEHAMPGMLLETVSGIRTIDEVLPDAFGPRDLEDAR from the coding sequence ATGACTGACATCGACTGGGACGAGCTCCGCCAGGTCGCGACCGACGCCATGACCAAGGCCTACGCGCCGTATTCGCGATACCGGGTCGGAGCCGCCGCGCTCGTCGGCGACGGTCGCATCGTCGCCGGCTGCAACGTCGAGAACGCGTCGTACGGGGTGACCCTGTGCGCCGAATGCGCACTGGTGGGAGACCTGCACATGTCCGGCGGCGGCCAGCTCGTCGCCTTCGTGTGCGTGAACAACGACGGACAGACGATCATGCCCTGCGGCCGCTGCCGCCAACTGCTCTACGAGCACGCGATGCCCGGGATGCTGCTGGAGACCGTCTCCGGCATCCGGACCATCGATGAAGTGCTGCCGGATGCGTTCGGCCCCCGAGACCTGGAGGACGCCCGATGA